The Fictibacillus arsenicus genome contains a region encoding:
- a CDS encoding HPr family phosphocarrier protein, with protein sequence MIVKATAPIFADRAAKLVELTGSFQESIYIKKGDRTADGKSFLGIIALSIYPDDPIEIICDPPSTHLKDKILSSGLFASCNA encoded by the coding sequence GTGATTGTAAAAGCTACTGCGCCCATTTTTGCAGACCGTGCTGCGAAACTTGTGGAGCTTACAGGCAGTTTTCAAGAATCTATTTATATTAAAAAAGGAGACCGCACAGCTGATGGAAAGAGTTTCTTAGGTATTATTGCTCTATCCATCTATCCAGATGATCCGATTGAAATTATTTGTGATCCACCCAGTACTCACCTGAAAGATAAGATTCTCTCATCAGGGCTT